A stretch of DNA from Bacteroides sp.:
AAAAGAACCTGATATTCGTACAGTCGCATCCTCACCATTTCTCTGTAGCTGCCCTCGGTGTAAGCCGAAAAAGCCTTGTCTGCAATGCCCTGAAAAACGCCAGCGCTGCCTTCTAAATTGGCCTCCATGGCCTGGGCTGCCTCCGGTATTTTAAGCATAAGACTGACCAAGAGGGTAAAAAGGGCCGTAATCAGCGTAGGGATAATCATCAGCCATACCGTCCATTTCAAAAGACCCTTATCAGAAACCTTGCGAAATGCCAGCAGGAGAAACCCGAAGAGGGCATAGAACACCAGGATATCGCCCGGCCAGAGTAACACTACATGCAGGATGCCAAAAATCAGGAGGAAAAACATCCGGCGTCGGTACAAGGGCAGAATGCTGCTGCCTTCAGCGGTGCTTTTGTGCATGAACAGGTAAGACCCGTAACCAAATAGAAGTGAAAACAGCACATAAAACTTGCCCTCGAAAAAGAATTTGATAAAAATGACCGAAAGACGGTCGGCCAAGGGAGCGCTTTCCTGGAAGCCCAGGAGCATGTGGCTCATGGGTTTGATGAAAAGCTGCATGTTGACCATCAGGATGCCAAAGATGGCCAGCCCGCGCAAAACATCAAGCAGAACGATCCGCTCCTTTAATGGAACAGGTGTGGCAATGGTTTTCATGGTGAATGTTTTTGAGGTTATTGCTTGGCTATTCAGGAATGCATCTGAAGCACCTCCAGGATGTGCTCGCGACACAGGGAGGGGCGCAAAGTTCCGGTAATATGGCCGGTGTCGATGGTCCTCAAGGGAAAACCGTTATAAGCAGGTTTCTGAACGTAATAGTCAACGTATTGGTCGTGACGGGCCAGCAAGGGGTAGAGGTTGGAAGTGGTTACCCTGCGGAACTTGCTGTAAAAGGACAGCTTTTCCTTTATGATCTCAGGGTGTGTAAGCGCCAGCTTCCCGCTTAATTTCCTGTAGGAGGAAGTCAGGAATACCTCATCCAGTTTCGCACCCGCCATAATGGGGATATATGCCTGGGCTGAATTGTAA
This window harbors:
- a CDS encoding DUF418 domain-containing protein translates to MKTIATPVPLKERIVLLDVLRGLAIFGILMVNMQLFIKPMSHMLLGFQESAPLADRLSVIFIKFFFEGKFYVLFSLLFGYGSYLFMHKSTAEGSSILPLYRRRMFFLLIFGILHVVLLWPGDILVFYALFGFLLLAFRKVSDKGLLKWTVWLMIIPTLITALFTLLVSLMLKIPEAAQAMEANLEGSAGVFQGIADKAFSAYTEGSYREMVRMRLYEYQVLLPGVLFFYPVVLAMFLLGHLAARQELMRDPGAHLPFFRKTAAWGAGIGFPMSLLFVFTYMNMSTSQMDIYQVLNLLAMAFGGVSLGIFYLSMVVILVSKGNLKTFSYWLAPVGRMALTNYLLQSIICTTLFYAYGFGLMGKLNSLHGIGLALLIFALQIPFSYVWLKHFHFGPFEWLWRSLTYGKIQPIRK